In the Helianthus annuus cultivar XRQ/B chromosome 11, HanXRQr2.0-SUNRISE, whole genome shotgun sequence genome, one interval contains:
- the LOC110891378 gene encoding glucan endo-1,3-beta-glucosidase-like has translation MASKLLLLGLLINLLIVKDAQAVGVCYGRNGDGLPSERDVVSLYQRNGITRMRIYDPHQPTLEALRGTNIELMIGVPNDALQSLNDQNNANTWVRDNIQRYSNVRFRYIAVGNEVDPNNGNSRYVQYVLPAMRNIHTAVRNAGLGNQIKVSTATYTGLLGKSFPPSDGAFNDNVRGFIQPIIQFLAQNNLPMLANIYPYFSDPGSNLPYALFTAPGTVVRDNNNGLQYSNLFDAILDAHYAAQARLGGPNVEIVVSESGWPSSGGPVATVQNAGTYYRNLIAHVRGTNGTPLKRGRSIETYLFAMFDENRKPGNEVERHFGLFTPGQQPKYGQLSFN, from the exons ATGGCATCCAAGCTTCTACTACTTGGTCTACTTATAAATCTTCTCATAGTCAAAG ATGCACAAGCCGTAGGCGTATGCTATGGCCGAAACGGCGACGGCTTACCCTCCGAACGCGACGTGGTTAGCCTTTACCAacgaaacggcataaccaggatgCGGATCTATGATCCCCATCAACCTACTTTGGAAGCACTAAGAGGAACCAATATCGAACTCATGATTGGCGTCCCTAACGACGCCCTACAATCGCTTAACGATCAAAATAATGCAAACACATGGGTTAGAGACAACATCCAAAGGTACTCCAACGTAAGATTCCGATACATAGCCGTTGGAAATGAAGTCGATCCAAATAACGGCAACAGTCGATACGTACAATACGTACTCCCGGCCATGCGAAACATCCATACGGCCGTTCGAAATGCGGGCCTCGGTAACCAAATTAAGGTGTCTACCGCGACCTACACCGGTCTTTTAGGGAAGTCGTTTCCACCAAGCGATGGCGCGTTTAACGACAACGTCCGAGGGTTTATACAACCAATAATACAATTCCTAGCACAAAACAATTTGCCAATGCTAGCCAATATCTACCCATACTTTAGTGACCCGGGTTCGAATCTCCCATACGCGTTGTTCACCGCACCAGGGACAGTGGTGCGCGACAACAACAACGGTTTACAATATTCCAACCTTTTTGACGCCATCTTAGACGCTCATTACGCGGCTCAAGCGCGCCTTGGTGGCCCGAATGTGGAGATTGTTGTGTCCGAGAGCGGGTGGCCTTCGAGTGGGGGTCCGGTAGCGACGGTACAAAATGCTGGAACTTATTATAGGAACTTGATAGCACATGTTAGAGGGACAAATGGGACACCATTGAAACGTGGAAGATCTATAGAGACATATTTGTTTGCAATGTTTGATGAAAACAGGAAACCTGGGAACGAGGTAGAGAGACATTTTGGGTTGTTCACACCGGGTCAACAACCTAAGTATGGTCAACTGAGCTTCAATTAG
- the LOC110888939 gene encoding glucan endo-1,3-beta-glucosidase, acidic, whose translation MATKLLLLVLLLNLLMVKDAQSVGVCYGRLGDNLPSERDVVSLYQRNGITRMRIYDPHQPTLEALRGTNIELMIGVPNDALQSLNDQNNANTWVRDNIQRYSNVRFRYIAVGNEVDPNNGNSRFVPFVLPAMRNILTAVRNAGLGNQIKVSTATYSGLLGSSFPPSNGAFRDNVRGFIEPIIRFLAQNNQPMLANIYPYFSDPGRNLPYALFTATQAVVNDNGRQYFNLFDAILDAHYAAQARLGGGNVEIVVSESGWPSSGGPVATVQNAGTYVRNLIAHVRGTRGTPLKPGRSIETYLFAMFDENRKTGNVEERFFGLFTPNQQPKYGQLNFN comes from the exons ATGGCAACAAAGCTTCTACTACTTGTTCTACTTTTAAATCTTCTCATGGTCAAAG ATGCACAATCCGTAGGCGTGTGTTACGGCCGACTTGGCGACAACTTACCCTCCGAACGCGACGTGGTTAGCCTTTACCAacgaaacggcataaccaggatgCGGATCTATGATCCCCATCAACCTACTTTGGAAGCACTAAGAGGAACCAATATCGAACTCATGATTGGCGTCCCTAACGACGCCCTACAATCGCTTAACGATCAAAATAATGCAAACACATGGGTTAGAGACAACATCCAAAGGTACTCCAACGTAAGGTTCCGATACATAGCCGTTGGAAATGAAGTCGATCCAAATAACGGCAACAGTCGATTCGTACCATTTGTACTCCCGGCCATGCGCAACATTCTTACGGCCGTTAGAAATGCGGGCCTTGGTAACCAAATTAAGGTGTCGACCGCCACCTATTCGGGTCTTTTAGGATCATCATTTCCACCTAGCAATGGCGCGTTTCGTGACAACGTACGAGGTTTTATCGAGCCGATAATACGATTTCTCGCACAAAACAACCAGCCTATGCTTGCCAATATCTACCCCTACTTTAGTGACCCGGGTAGGAATCTCCCATACGCGTTGTTCACCGCGACACAAGCAGTGGTGAATGACAACGGTCGCCAATATTTCAACCTTTTTGACGCCATCTTAGACGCTCATTACGCGGCCCAAGCGCGCCTTGGTGGTGGGAATGTTGAGATTGTCGTGTCTGAGAGCGGGTGGCCTTCGAGTGGGGGTCCGGTAGCGACGGTACAAAATGCTGGAACCTATGTTAGGAATTTGATAGCACATGTTAGAGGGACAAGGGGAACACCCTTGAAGCCTGGAAGATCTATAGAGACATATTTGTTTGCAATGTTTGATGAAAACAGGAAAACTGGGAATGTGGAAGAAAGGTTTTTTGGGCTCTTTACCCCTAATCAGCAACCTAAATATGGTCAACTCAACTTCAATTAG
- the LOC110888940 gene encoding 60S ribosomal protein L7a-2-like, producing MAPKKGVKAVATKKKTEKVVNPLFEKRPKQFGIGGALPPKKDIHRFVRWPQVVRIQRKRRILKQRLKVPPALNQFTKTLDKNLATTLFKMLLKYQPEDKAAKESAFRKGHKPSLKER from the coding sequence ATGGCGCCGAAGAAAGGTGTGAAGGCAGTCGCAACCAAGAAGAAAACGGAGAAGGTTGTGAACCCTCTGTTCGAGAAAAGACCGAAGCAGTTCGGGATCGGTGGAGCATTGCCGCCTAAGAAGGATATTCATAGGTTTGTGAGATGGCCGCAAGTTGTTCGGATTCAGAGGAAGAGGAGGATTTTGAAGCAGCGGTTGAAGGTTCCACCTGCTTTGAATCAGTTCACTAAGACTCTTGATAAAAATCTTGCAACTACTTTGTTCAAGATGCTTCTGAAATACCAACCAGAGGATAAAGCAGCTAAAGAGAGCGCCTTCAGAAAAGGGCACAAGCCGAGTCTGAAGGAAAGATAG